In the genome of Cyclopterus lumpus isolate fCycLum1 chromosome 19, fCycLum1.pri, whole genome shotgun sequence, the window TTTAGAGCGACTACCACACATCAGCATTATGTACGAGTACCAGTACAAtgaaaagaacaataacaagCTATTGTTATGTAAGGTTATGCTTAATTTATGTTCTGGGAAGTCTTCAGTTTAGCAACGCTAGCTTAGCATTAACGGCGCTGCCAATTTCCATTTGACAAACCCAACCATATTACAGCGCCACTTCTTACCATTGTCCTGGTTAAATCCAGCATAAAGGAGCCCGTTCCCGTGAGGATTAGACGGTAGTAGATTCATTATTTTAACACAACAACCGAAAGCCAAATAACGTAAATCCTACAGCTGCTGCCTGAAGAGCTAACCGGCTAACGCTACCATTCCTTCGGAGTCTGCTGGGCAGAGAGCAGGAAAACAACTGCGGCTCCTGCCGGGAGAGCGCTGTCCCCAGTCAACCGGGGGAGTTTACGGGGCACTCCGGGAACGTAACGCTATTTGAGCAAATATTTAACACTGAAATCGTTAAATAGTATCTGTGTAATGTGTTTAACATACAGTGAAGGTAATTCAATGCTGTTGAGACCAGCACTGATCAAGGAAGGGTTTTTAATCGATGATTGGATTAACGTTTCCTGTCGACCATAGTTTATCGTCATGCTTAATAACAGAGATGATTTGGTAAGTGTAACACCAGTGTTGCTGTGACCGAGTCGCATGAAAAGTTTGATTTTCCAGcgtttttaaaaagtaagaGAGCTTTCGTCGTTTAGTGACGTGGCATATCACTGTGAGTCACGCGAACATACGTGCGATATAAACCAGTCTAATGTACGAGGCGTCAATCAGACTTGATGTATTGTACTAATTCTGACCATGCATCAAACCCTGCTATACAGCCCCAGTGGCCTAATGGATAAGGCACTGGCCTCCTAAGCCAGGGATTGTGGGTTCGAGTCCCATCTGGGGTGAATATGTTTTACCGAGACctagtgttttatattttcagtaaattgatatatgtatgtaatttaGTCAAGAAGGTATTTGTTTTTGCAATCAAACTTTCCAGCACCAATAATGGGCTCTAATAATCAAAGTATTGGCAATATTAtacaagcatatatatatatatatatatatatatatatatatatatatacatacatatatatatatatatagtgacgACCCCTCCCTTCCACTAGGTGTCTGGGTCCTGTTTGCTTTGGGGTTTCTTTCAGCTGATGAGCCACATTTGAGCCTGGAAAAAGGCTCCCTTGATTGGCTGTCTGCTCTACTGTGGCGGACACAACagcttatttgtttatttattatgtgttattctttaaataaatgacaatCGTTTTTAACTTGTCTCGCCTCCCATCCATGTTGCTGTCTCTAAACCGggttgtaataatatatatatacacatacacacacacctgtactgaGCCCCTGCAAATCCACTACAACAGACTTGCGAGTTGGGTTCTCAGACTGACAAACAAATATAGATGTCAGGTGCAGATTCAATGTCCTTCCTGAGAAGCTCAATCCAAACCTTTTGTCTAACTGTTTTACAGTAAATTGGGCTTTTTACCAGCGCACCGGAGCAGTTGGACTTGTTGCAGTTACAGGTGTTCCCGATAACATGCACAACAATACTACTCAAGTGTGCCAGTTGGCAATGAACAATACCATGAAGGAGCCCAATGGAAACTGAGCCatcaacaaatgtattatttatgcgTTTCCTACTGTGACATGTCAATATGTGTCGAGCAGGAAAAAGGCATGAAGATCAAAACAAAACCTGGTTCTGGTAGCTCGCTGACCAGGCAGCTGCCGTTCTTCCATTGTTCCACACATAATAGCCCAAACCTAATTAATGGCCATCTAGTGGTTGACAATTGCAGATATGCAATTTAGTAACCCCAACATTCATATGCAAGGATACAATAATATATGGTTACACTATTTTACCAAATGCCATTATATTTCATGTTAAACAGAATCTATTTAGTTGTTAGCATACACTGTAGAAACATGTTTTTCAATGCTATACTCCCTCTCTGcatcaaatcaacaaaaaacaatgttcaAGCAACCCTTAAAAATCATTCGAATAACTTCACGACTGAGCAAATCGAATGCCACTTGGAATCAAATGTTCAATTTATTAAAGAAAAGTAAATTCCCAAAAGAATCAAGGATTATATCGtttatacatacaaatattatGTAGAACTACAgcaaacatttctgtaaaaaatacaaaaaagtacattcttttttacattttttttataatgcacTATACAATTACACAGTTCCCAACAACTCACGCCGTGACAGCAACGTGGCTGACATTAAGGAAAACGTCCTTCTACTGGAACACCCGGTTTCAATCCCGCCATCTCAGTCAACATCCGCACGGCTGATGCACCTAACAGTTCCTCAAAACCGGACCGATGCCCGACCCCCTTCACTAGGGGACCGTCAAACAGAACAGAACCCCCGTGCGAGTTAGTATCGCGCCAACATTAACTACGCGTGAACGAGTCTCCTGTGTCGCTTTAAGCCATGCAAGCTTGAGAAGCCCTTGCTGCACACGGTACAAACATACGGtctctctcctgtgtgggtGCGCATATGCAAGGTGAGGAAGCAGGACTGGACGAAACCCTTTTCACAGACGTTGCACTTGAAGGGCCGCTCCCCCGTATGGTACCGCCGGTGTATCTTTAACTCCGCGGCGGACCTGAAGGACTTGTCGCAGTCGTCGCACTTGAATGGCCGTTCGCCCGTGTGAATCAGAGTGTGCCTCACCAAGGCGTCCTTGCCGAAGAACCCCTTCCCGCAGAACTCGCACGGGAAACGCAGCCCTTTGTGGTGGAAGTTGTCATGCTTCAGGAGGCACCTCCTGGACGTGAAGGTCTTCCCGCACTGCGCGCAGGTAAAGGTCGGCACAGGCTTCTCCGACATGGGCTCGCCGGAGTGGTGCACGCGTTCCACGTGCCTCGTCAGAGTGACGCCATGCCGGAACTTCTTGCCACACTCCCAGCAGAGGAACGGATACGCcttggtgtgttttttctggTGCTCCACGAGGTCGGAGTACGACCGGAACCGCTTGCTGCAGTGGGGGCACTGGAACGGTTGGTAGCCGGTGTGTTTCCACTCGTGTCGGATGAAGCGCTTCAGACTGGCAAAGGTCGTCAGGCAGTGGGTGCAGGTAAAAGGCTCGGTGGGGTTGTGGACGTCGATATAGTGCTTGTGGAGGGCCTTGAACACGGGGAAGTTCTCCTCGCACCGGTTACACTGAAACGGCGTGTGCGATTCCTTGTGCATCGCCAGCGCCTCCGGGTCGCGCACAAGCTTCATGCACACCTCGCAGTAGAGCGGGTTGTGCGTCTGCTTGTGGGATTCCAGCGTCGACTTGTACTTGAACGCCTTGTCGCAGTCGTTGCACCGGAAACAGTGCTTCACGTCCTCCGGCTGCTCCGGGTCCACCTGCTGCTCGTTGTAGCAGATGTTTCTCAGATGGAACCTGAAAGTCTGTTTGCACTTAAACTCAACGCTGCAGTGAGGACAGTAGAACGGACCCTCGAGCAcgcttttgttttcttctgggCTTTTCTGGCCTGATTCTTTGGAAGTCCCCTCCGCGTCGGTTGCGCAATCGGGGTCCAGGTCCGCGTCGGGCTGCTCCTCAAGGGTTTCTTCGCCAGGAGCCCCGCTGGATGACTGTTCACCCTCACCCGCTGTGGCCTCTTCGCTGCGTCCCTTAGCTTTCCTGCCGGGCTTCCCCTTTGTCTGATTCGGACATCGATGTTGCTGCAAGTAACGCAAGCTCTTGTAAAACCTTTTACACGAAGGACAAGAAAAGGGCAGCTCCTCCGAGTGACGATTCATGTGCCGCTCCAAGAACTTTGCACGGCTCACCACCACGCCGCACACTTTGCACGTTCTCTCGTCTAGGTCGTTGCTTTTGGTCGGGGCCTGGGACCCGGTACACTTCTCAGGGCTACTGTTGGTAGCATTGCTGTCCTGCGTCTTTCCCGATCTCCTCCACTGCGACAGGTACCGCTTCATCTTGAGTCCGCGGTTCTTCCGCACCGGTCTTTCCCACGTGACCTCAAAATCGGGGTCCTCCTGCTTGCCCCTCGCTCTGCCTTGCACTTCGAAGTCTTCGTCGTCGGGCCGTTTCTTTTTCCTCCCGCGCCGGTTTGGCTTCTTCTCGGCGTCATCGAGCACCGTCACCTGGCCGTCCACCCCGATCATCAACGTCCCGGATTGGTCGTAGTTGTGATCGTCCGCCATCTCGCTCTCACTGGGGTCGGGGCCTTCGACGGGGTCCGTGACCACCACTGTGTCCATTTCGGCTTTCACCCCGCTGCTGAGAGCACACCACTGGGTTTGTGCGTCCTCGCCGGAGTTACCGGTCCCCTCCGCATACACGTCTTTATTCTCGGACTCCACCTCCATCTCGGTGCACACAGTGTACATGAGTCCGCTCTCTGCATCGGTTTCTGTCTGCTCGTTGACGATCACAACTCTTTCCACAGGAGGGAGACACAGGGCTGACAAGATGCCACTGTCCACAATGTAAGATTCTGAAAACAaggcgattaaaaaaaaaggtattgagTCGGttgtatttgtcattttaatagacattcaatatatatatatatatatatatatatatatatatatatatatatatatatatataaaatgtgtgtttgtgtatatatatatatatatatatacacatatacacacacacacacatatatatatatatatatatatatatatatatatatatatatatatatatatatatatatatatatatatataaacacaaatgtTGCTACTGACAAACACTTATGGTGAATGCAAAATAAGTGATTTGGGGTATGTTACTGTGCAatattgtttttagtttatGGAACAAACAAAAGCGTGACAGCGAGTGTTTATAATAATCACCAATATCCTCTAATTGGCCGAGGTCCTTCTGAGTGTCCAGCAAGGCTTTCAGCTCCTGAGGTTGAGCCAAAGTCTCCATGCATTCGTTCAGAACCGAGGAGGTATCGCTGATCAGAGATGCGATCTGGCAGAAACAAAACCAGTCAAATATGAGGACGGATTCCTTTGTTCATACACATATGAAGAGACACATCTGGCATTTTAAGGAGATGTCAAAACACACTGCAGTGATAAATTTAAAAGGGGAATATAAAAGCAGAGATAGAAAATACTATCCTATTGTTGAATTGATATTGAAGTCTACCTGTTGGAGAGTTTGGGTGGGAAGGACTTTTTCGAGTCTGGACAGAAACAGCCACATTAGCGTTTGGATTGCTTTGTCGTATGTGGGGCCAAAGTCTCCTGGGAAAACATCCTGGAACAAAGGAATAGATAAAATGGCAAATATCTGAGCGTCCCATGCGTATCTTGACTTCTCAATTACTGGGCAAACAGGAGTGCATCACAAAACAGTACAAGCGTTCCCTGCGAGATGTAAACTTCATCAATTCCCCGAAACTAAAATTACCTGGAAGAagtttcttctctcctcaggaTCTCTCAGCAGATTTTGGACAAGGCCCATGAATTGCGAGTCAGATACTTCTTGCTCTGCATTATCtgcctgcaaaaaaaagagaaaagtttgAAATAGCAGACAAAAACACGTTAAAAGCAAGCGCTTTAGGACTGCAGATGATTACTGCCAAAACTACACAATTTGAAAAACCCAAACAACAAAGGTTTAAACTCACCTCCACATTCCACAGAGATCTGAGGTTCTGCATTCGGTCCAGATGTGGCTGAATAATATGGGGCTCTGCGGTCTCCTCGCAGCGACACAGCTCCAGGATCAGCTGCAATGTAATGAACATGGGATGCAGCCCAGGGCCGGAATAACCACCGTTTCTGGGATTAATGAACATGTCACACTGACTGGAAACTGAATTCACATGCAACACCCGAGTGCTTTATCTAAAGACAGTCCTGGTGCAACTGTGACAACCTGCCGATTGACATCTTGAGACAGAGCTCGACTCAGTGACCAGACTTCTAGCGTTCCGTGCGAGAAAGCAGAGGCTGCGAGTCGTTGTGAAGAGGCGGCGCTGGATACAGCcccaacaaagtaacgcaaaacaaaaacaacgggAGCTGAGAAACAACTATTCTTACAGAGAGGGTtgtatggaaaaaaacaacaactactaAAGGAGAATATTTGTGCAAAAGATTAAGAGTATGCAAGTGAACGATTATGAACAATGTTCAGCTTGCACGCACTGCGAGGATCAAAGCCCAAATGAAAGGATCATTTTGGGCCTCAAACACACCACGTTACTTGTAAGAATTTACTGATTTTACAGGGAATgtcatccttctttttttttaacgacaatttcagctcctcctcacccGTGCTCTGAGACCCAAAATGAGTTCTGCCCGCTGCCTCGTGGAGAGGAGTTGAGGAACCATCTCTGTGACCATGAACAcaaactcctcaagcagcccaTAGTCCAACACTATTTTCTGCTCCACCGTCTGCCAGATGGCTGCGGAGACCAGCCGAATCGGCGGGATTAGGAGACGCAGTGCggagaggggaagggagggaCCTGCAAAATGGGATAAAGGTTTAAATGAAAAGTTGACTTAGCACCACTCACACATTGAATCAAGAGTTAGTTTGTACATTAAGAATACTACTCGATAGTACGAGTTACATGCCGTTTCGGGACATATATGTTGCTTGGTAACGAAACGACTTTCAGAGGGGATAGAGCTCAAGTTTAGGTGAATCAGACCATTAAACAGCCTTCTGGGTTTTCAACATTATTGCTAGTCTGGTTAATGCACTGTAGTAATTGAATAACAGAGGCATAAACAGTAAAACGAAATCCAAAACCACAGCTTAATTATATTTGCAAAAGGGTCAACTTTGATGTTCAGAAGCATAATCAGTTCATCCTAAATTTAGAGTAAAAGAAAAGTACACGACATAGCAATAAACTCCTAACCGTGCAACTAGCGTCGAGCCTATATTAGAGCCAACCACGACTTCTTCCATCCCTGAGTGTTAGACCTCCCAACCTTTATTAGACCGATCACAcaggtttattttaaataaataaggacTGCAGTGTTTTATGGGAAATCAATCGAAACCCAGGCGTCATCGAGGCGGATGTGTCTTTTTTCATTTCCGGGATCTAACGTAATATGCACATCATATTAAATGACAGGATAAACATCATAACCGGTGCCTCTCACACAGTGCATATTTATTAAGAATGACCCTGCGTGGTAATTTATTCTTTTAGGGGTTGCCGCAGTTCGTCTGAAACCGGCTAAGACACTAAACGTTGGGCGAAATACTGAGTTTGTCTGCAGCTAGCTTAGCTAGCATTAGCTCATATAGCACAGACTGACTGTATTGGAGCGATAGCCGATAGCACGAAACTGCCGCTTCATGTTGGTAGAGCCGTTAAACGAGCCACCGGTGACCACCGGGGAGCAAATGTGGGGCGGTCTGCGTGGAATTTAAATGCGTCGTGTGGTGATTTAATCCATCCTTGTTTTTATAACTGTTAAATCCGAAAGAAGTTGCCAATACCATTCCCGCGCGCGGGCTGCGTTGCGGCCTAACCAAACAAATGTGTGCGAACCAGTTTATACCTACCAGAAATATCTCCGTCCATCCTACGTGTTCACTGCAGTTCCATTACTGTACGGGGAAACAATGGCTGTCGCTCGACCGAggccaaaacaaatatgttcagGGGAGTTGCGTTCAGGACACCGAAGTCACACAGGCGATCTTTGTCCGTCAGGGATAGCCTGGCGTTCCGTCCGGAACAACAATCCGACAAGAGACAGCGAGGTGTGATGAGTTCCGCGTGTTCCTTTTTGTTCCTCCCTGTGTCACATACTAATAATAGCaattgtatctgctgtattaaaatacaataatatttatacTATTACCACTCTTACAAAGTGTTTAATTTCATTAACTAACTTAATGATAATCACATCCTGTGTGCGTTTGTTCGTACATAAAAAGACGTACAGTCCGGTGTTAACATGTTCCATCACTCAGTGCTCTCATGTCATGCGAGGTCTCATCCAGATAAAGTATGCaaatcacacaaaacaaaaacattttaattcaattattaCAGTGCATTAACCAGACTggcaattatttaaaaaaaaatatatataatatataatatatatatatatatatatatatatatatatatatatatatatatatatatatatacacatacatatacacacacacatatatatatatatatatatatatatatatatatatatatacacacacacacgtatacatatacacacacgtatataccaGTGGTGGGCCGTCAAGGCCAGCTAAGCCGTCTCTGCTGCCATAAACAGAATCCCAaagttatatctattttataattacttttttccccccaaatacattacatatattataattatttttcccgattagcttattttctcattgcacagctcctgtcttcctctgttgctctgcttccaGTACAGCTTGTTTTAAGGAGAGTGTTTATCCAATCAGATTACACCTGTATTTCTCTATGTAAGAAGAGAGGCCCAAGGCCTTCTAGGTAGACTATACAGATTAAAGTACATGGGGACGTTATCGTTGATTGTCATAGTCTTCAACCAATTAGATCTTTAGTTTGACACGCTGGGCATATTCTTTATGTCTCTCacccatcacctcagacattctccgtcACTCGCCACTCTCAAAAAAGCACTTAaacccatttatttaaatctgcatttagcctgtgatgttgttatttttatctGATCAATATGAgtaatgtttgtttattaagTACAAAGAAcgtgttttaaatatttacattttagtgAAGAGGCGTGTTTGGAAAGAAGTACATAAACAGATGTTTTGACATAGTTGGTTAAATCATcaggacttttgtttttaattcgaaacaaacaaaaggtttcTTCAAGGAAATATAGTGAGTAAATGGCCAtttattcctttaaaatgtatacttaaaatactttaaaatactccattaaagtgaaaatatctcaaaattgtacttaaatacaattataaacacacacacattatatattacacatatatatatatatatatataaaatatatataaaagatatatacatatttataatttttttaaatatatatatatatatacacacacacatatatacacacatacatacacacaaagataTACACATCTACAAGTGCAtatacatctacacacacacatatatacatatatatatatatatatatatatatatacacacacacacatatatatatatatatatatacatacatacatacatatacagatatatatatacatgtatatacacatatttatacagatatatatatgcacatatacatatatatatacacatacatacacacatatatatatatatatatatatatatatatatatatacacacacacatatatatatatatatatatacatacatacatacatatatacatatacacacacaaaatatgccTAAAGCAAATTAAACAAATCCCAAACTCACAACATATGTCAAATACAAATGACAGTCAACATGATTGaattatgtacattttatttttatttcaaatatatggttcttttcacatatttttatttaaggcTTTTAGAAAATATTATGTCTGAATACAAACctatatgaaaatgtcaatgaattgaattaattaattgtcaATAAACGGCCACCGCCGTTTAATGGAGCATTTGTTCCATGCAGAGTTAATGCGTTacaaatgcatggacaagtttgTTGTGTCGTTGCATGTTGTAGCGCTTGGGGAAAGCCTTGCCGCAGAAATGACAGACAAATGGCTTCTCCGCCGAGTGTATTTTAGCGTGTGCGTTGAGATAACATACTTTTACGAAGCCCTTTCCACAGACATCACATTTAAACGGTCTCTCCATGCTATGGTGTATGAGGACATGCCTCTTCACTTCAGAAGCTGACCTGAAGCACTTGTCACACTCGGGCCCGGTGCATTTGAAAGGCTTCTCTCCCGTATGGATCAATTTATGTCTTGCAATTGAAGACACAGAGACCATCTTTCCGCAGTAAGGGCACGGGTGACGGAACAACTCGCGCTGGTGCTTGGTCTTCTGGTGTTTCTTCAGGGCCCCTTTATCCTTGAAGGAGTTCTCGCACTCGCTGCAGGAATAATTTTTCTTGTTTCGAGCCTCGCTGTGAATGAAATTCAAGTGGCGCAGCAGGTTGGACCTCTGGGAGAACGTCTTACCGCACTCCGCGCACAGGTAGGGCCTCTCTCTCGTGTGGACCCGCTCATGGGAGGCGAGAGCTGCGTCGCTTTTGAACCTCAAGTGACACAGGGCGCACCGGAACGGCAGGTGGCCCGTGTGCTTCCACTCGTGTGCGATCAAAACGCGCATCTTGGCAACAACTTTGGGACAGTAGCTGCATTTGAACGGCCTCCTGATTTGGTGGATGTTCTCGCAGTGCCTGAGCAAGGGCTTGAAAAGAGCGAAGGTCTCCTCACAGCGGTTACACTGAAACAGTGTGTGGGAGGACTTGTGCCTCGCCAGTGTCGCTGGGTCCCGCAACACCTTCCTGCACACCTCGCAGTAGAGGTCATTGTGGGTCAGTTTGTGCCTTTCCAGGGACACTTTATACCCGAAAGCCTCGCCGCACTCGTCACACTTGAAAAGATTTGCGCCCGACTTAGCCGGATCCACCCGCTGCTGAACGTGCTCGAAGCAGGTCCGGTGCAGGTGCAGCCTCAACGACGAGAAGAGCTTAAACCTGCTGTCGCACCGAGGGCAGGCGTAGTCGCCGGAGGGGAAGTGAGTCTTCATGTGGCTCCTCAGGCCTGTGCTCACGGGCTCATTGCAGATGAAACACTGGAATTTCCGGGTCCTTTTGGGAGCGCCGGCTTTGATGTCGGCGACGCCAGGCTTTCTGCCAGCAGCTGGTACCTTTTTGGGACCAGTAAAGGAAGGGTCCTCATTAAAATCCCCTTCAGTAGAGCTACCGACAGGAGTCACAAACGGAGATTCGTCGCCCGAGTAGTCAGACCACGAATCAGCCATACTCGGACTACTACC includes:
- the LOC117748892 gene encoding zinc finger protein 135-like isoform X3, producing MGCLRSLCSWSQRWFLNSSPRGSGQNSFWVSEHGNGGYSGPGLHPMFITLQLILELCRCEETAEPHIIQPHLDRMQNLRSLWNVEADNAEQEVSDSQFMGLVQNLLRDPEERRNFFQDVFPGDFGPTYDKAIQTLMWLFLSRLEKVLPTQTLQQIASLISDTSSVLNECMETLAQPQELKALLDTQKDLGQLEDIESYIVDSGILSALCLPPVERVVIVNEQTETDAESGLMYTVCTEMEVESENKDVYAEGTGNSGEDAQTQWCALSSGVKAEMDTVVVTDPVEGPDPSESEMADDHNYDQSGTLMIGVDGQVTVLDDAEKKPNRRGRKKKRPDDEDFEVQGRARGKQEDPDFEVTWERPVRKNRGLKMKRYLSQWRRSGKTQDSNATNSSPEKCTGSQAPTKSNDLDERTCKVCGVVVSRAKFLERHMNRHSEELPFSCPSCKRFYKSLRYLQQHRCPNQTKGKPGRKAKGRSEEATAGEGEQSSSGAPGEETLEEQPDADLDPDCATDAEGTSKESGQKSPEENKSVLEGPFYCPHCSVEFKCKQTFRFHLRNICYNEQQVDPEQPEDVKHCFRCNDCDKAFKYKSTLESHKQTHNPLYCEVCMKLVRDPEALAMHKESHTPFQCNRCEENFPVFKALHKHYIDVHNPTEPFTCTHCLTTFASLKRFIRHEWKHTGYQPFQCPHCSKRFRSYSDLVEHQKKHTKAYPFLCWECGKKFRHGVTLTRHVERVHHSGEPMSEKPVPTFTCAQCGKTFTSRRCLLKHDNFHHKGLRFPCEFCGKGFFGKDALVRHTLIHTGERPFKCDDCDKSFRSAAELKIHRRYHTGERPFKCNVCEKGFVQSCFLTLHMRTHTGERPYVCTVCSKGFSSLHGLKRHRRLVHA
- the LOC117748892 gene encoding zinc finger protein 135-like isoform X1, with the translated sequence MDGDISGPSLPLSALRLLIPPIRLVSAAIWQTVEQKIVLDYGLLEEFVFMVTEMVPQLLSTRQRAELILGLRARKRWLFRPWAASHVHYIAADPGAVSLRGDRRAPYYSATSGPNAEPQISVECGDNAEQEVSDSQFMGLVQNLLRDPEERRNFFQDVFPGDFGPTYDKAIQTLMWLFLSRLEKVLPTQTLQQIASLISDTSSVLNECMETLAQPQELKALLDTQKDLGQLEDIESYIVDSGILSALCLPPVERVVIVNEQTETDAESGLMYTVCTEMEVESENKDVYAEGTGNSGEDAQTQWCALSSGVKAEMDTVVVTDPVEGPDPSESEMADDHNYDQSGTLMIGVDGQVTVLDDAEKKPNRRGRKKKRPDDEDFEVQGRARGKQEDPDFEVTWERPVRKNRGLKMKRYLSQWRRSGKTQDSNATNSSPEKCTGSQAPTKSNDLDERTCKVCGVVVSRAKFLERHMNRHSEELPFSCPSCKRFYKSLRYLQQHRCPNQTKGKPGRKAKGRSEEATAGEGEQSSSGAPGEETLEEQPDADLDPDCATDAEGTSKESGQKSPEENKSVLEGPFYCPHCSVEFKCKQTFRFHLRNICYNEQQVDPEQPEDVKHCFRCNDCDKAFKYKSTLESHKQTHNPLYCEVCMKLVRDPEALAMHKESHTPFQCNRCEENFPVFKALHKHYIDVHNPTEPFTCTHCLTTFASLKRFIRHEWKHTGYQPFQCPHCSKRFRSYSDLVEHQKKHTKAYPFLCWECGKKFRHGVTLTRHVERVHHSGEPMSEKPVPTFTCAQCGKTFTSRRCLLKHDNFHHKGLRFPCEFCGKGFFGKDALVRHTLIHTGERPFKCDDCDKSFRSAAELKIHRRYHTGERPFKCNVCEKGFVQSCFLTLHMRTHTGERPYVCTVCSKGFSSLHGLKRHRRLVHA
- the LOC117748892 gene encoding zinc finger protein 135-like isoform X2, which encodes MDGDISGPSLPLSALRLLIPPIRLVSAAIWQTVEQKIVLDYGLLEEFVFMVTEMVPQLLSTRQRAELILGLRARLILELCRCEETAEPHIIQPHLDRMQNLRSLWNVEADNAEQEVSDSQFMGLVQNLLRDPEERRNFFQDVFPGDFGPTYDKAIQTLMWLFLSRLEKVLPTQTLQQIASLISDTSSVLNECMETLAQPQELKALLDTQKDLGQLEDIESYIVDSGILSALCLPPVERVVIVNEQTETDAESGLMYTVCTEMEVESENKDVYAEGTGNSGEDAQTQWCALSSGVKAEMDTVVVTDPVEGPDPSESEMADDHNYDQSGTLMIGVDGQVTVLDDAEKKPNRRGRKKKRPDDEDFEVQGRARGKQEDPDFEVTWERPVRKNRGLKMKRYLSQWRRSGKTQDSNATNSSPEKCTGSQAPTKSNDLDERTCKVCGVVVSRAKFLERHMNRHSEELPFSCPSCKRFYKSLRYLQQHRCPNQTKGKPGRKAKGRSEEATAGEGEQSSSGAPGEETLEEQPDADLDPDCATDAEGTSKESGQKSPEENKSVLEGPFYCPHCSVEFKCKQTFRFHLRNICYNEQQVDPEQPEDVKHCFRCNDCDKAFKYKSTLESHKQTHNPLYCEVCMKLVRDPEALAMHKESHTPFQCNRCEENFPVFKALHKHYIDVHNPTEPFTCTHCLTTFASLKRFIRHEWKHTGYQPFQCPHCSKRFRSYSDLVEHQKKHTKAYPFLCWECGKKFRHGVTLTRHVERVHHSGEPMSEKPVPTFTCAQCGKTFTSRRCLLKHDNFHHKGLRFPCEFCGKGFFGKDALVRHTLIHTGERPFKCDDCDKSFRSAAELKIHRRYHTGERPFKCNVCEKGFVQSCFLTLHMRTHTGERPYVCTVCSKGFSSLHGLKRHRRLVHA
- the LOC117748984 gene encoding zinc finger protein 43-like, which gives rise to MEDNTPNSCAPLPLCTLRLLIPPIRLVSAAIWQTIQQKVVADYGMLEEFVFVVTDIVPKLLTPRQRAQLIMGLRARLILELCQFEATADIRLVQPHLDRVQTLIEAWVVEGCASNMKVPHSKFVDLVQNLLKNRDEREHFFQNVFPVEFGPAYDDALHDLMWLFLSRLEQFLPLQTFQQVSSMFGEASSVLDECMDSVSRCRELKTLLQYQKDLGQLDHNDGSLDGTCIISALKLSLEERTATDKPQANILDSTLSCASDLEKGSLTLSHDTSTEDQMSGMKVDETSVTPGEKGTGVPLGGATRHEENAGLVKRQAEKAPRLLKQCRVRLKRLDMPPQTRPVRRNRGLRMKKILLEEKQGLCEEDLPAYKSSPRKTKPCSRARLHNEESSGFSKVDSSYMAPINGCSDDSWSYYSDEDSCHKTAGSSPSMADSWSDYSGDESPFVTPVGSSTEGDFNEDPSFTGPKKVPAAGRKPGVADIKAGAPKRTRKFQCFICNEPVSTGLRSHMKTHFPSGDYACPRCDSRFKLFSSLRLHLHRTCFEHVQQRVDPAKSGANLFKCDECGEAFGYKVSLERHKLTHNDLYCEVCRKVLRDPATLARHKSSHTLFQCNRCEETFALFKPLLRHCENIHQIRRPFKCSYCPKVVAKMRVLIAHEWKHTGHLPFRCALCHLRFKSDAALASHERVHTRERPYLCAECGKTFSQRSNLLRHLNFIHSEARNKKNYSCSECENSFKDKGALKKHQKTKHQRELFRHPCPYCGKMVSVSSIARHKLIHTGEKPFKCTGPECDKCFRSASEVKRHVLIHHSMERPFKCDVCGKGFVKVCYLNAHAKIHSAEKPFVCHFCGKAFPKRYNMQRHNKLVHAFVTH